From the Anolis carolinensis isolate JA03-04 unplaced genomic scaffold, rAnoCar3.1.pri scaffold_167, whole genome shotgun sequence genome, one window contains:
- the LOC134295270 gene encoding Fanconi anemia group A protein-like isoform X2, with the protein MFPPLMSIFSHRFLDLCVKQPALLQLQYVVPLLCSEARNTSWEGSMDDDLPWKTLSRPSFCYSKAALCLWKHPLFKELLWEKAFQLTLQEWLLMELAVCPDEDVLSAVERQDFHYWALYQHFLPLSVAAGGCEGDLREACAVLLDAVLDFGQRGSVIHTSRSELGKCNHPNNPKRSTFQRRGNPDIYARLQEMLLELELERRRAWPVSGGGKEELLLFRVFQKRLKGLKSGEEMHRQQELFLQTRAA; encoded by the exons ATGTTTCCTCCTTTGATGAGCATTTTTAGCCATCGCTTTTTAGATCTGTGTGTTAAGCAGCCCGCTCTTTTGCAGCTTCAGTACGTCGTGCCCCTTCTTTGCTCGGAAGCCCGAAATACAAGCTGGGAAGGCAGCATGGATGATGACCTTCCATGGAAAACATTATcccgccccagcttctgctactcaaaagctgccTTGTGCTTATGGAAGCATCCCCTTTTCAAAGAACTATTGTGGGAAAAAGCCTTCCAG cTGACTCTCCAAGAATGGCTTCTGATGGAACTGGCAGTCTGTCCCGACGAAGACGTTCTTTCTGCCGTTGAGAG GCAGGACTTCCATTACTGGGCTCTGTACCAGCACTTTCTTCCTCTGTCTGTCGCTGCTGGCGGCTGCGAGGGAGACCTAAGAGAGGCCTGCGCCGTTCTCCTTGACGCCGTCTTGGATTTCGGACAGAGGGGCTCAGTGATACACACATCAAG GTCTGAGTTGGGAAAGTGTAACCATCCAAATAATCCCAAACGTTCCACATTCCAGAGGAGAGGGAACCCCGATATCTACGCCAGATTGCAG gagatgctgctggagctggagctggagcgcaGGAGAGCCTGGCCTGTGTCCGGTGGCGGCAAAGAGGAGCTCCTCTTGTTCCGGGTTTTCCAGAAGAGGCTCAAAGGGTTGAAGAGCGGGGAAGAAATGCACCGGCAGCAAGAACTGTTCCTTCAAACCAG ggCTGCTTGA
- the LOC134295270 gene encoding Fanconi anemia group A protein-like isoform X3: MPYAEWFKLTLQEWLLMELAVCPDEDVLSAVERQDFHYWALYQHFLPLSVAAGGCEGDLREACAVLLDAVLDFGQRGSVIHTSRSELGKCNHPNNPKRSTFQRRGNPDIYARLQEMLLELELERRRAWPVSGGGKEELLLFRVFQKRLKGLKSGEEMHRQQELFLQTRQDTALSNTSIKLYIKT, translated from the exons ATGCCTTACGCAGAATGGTTTAAG cTGACTCTCCAAGAATGGCTTCTGATGGAACTGGCAGTCTGTCCCGACGAAGACGTTCTTTCTGCCGTTGAGAG GCAGGACTTCCATTACTGGGCTCTGTACCAGCACTTTCTTCCTCTGTCTGTCGCTGCTGGCGGCTGCGAGGGAGACCTAAGAGAGGCCTGCGCCGTTCTCCTTGACGCCGTCTTGGATTTCGGACAGAGGGGCTCAGTGATACACACATCAAG GTCTGAGTTGGGAAAGTGTAACCATCCAAATAATCCCAAACGTTCCACATTCCAGAGGAGAGGGAACCCCGATATCTACGCCAGATTGCAG gagatgctgctggagctggagctggagcgcaGGAGAGCCTGGCCTGTGTCCGGTGGCGGCAAAGAGGAGCTCCTCTTGTTCCGGGTTTTCCAGAAGAGGCTCAAAGGGTTGAAGAGCGGGGAAGAAATGCACCGGCAGCAAGAACTGTTCCTTCAAACCAG GCAGGACACAGCATTgtcaaatacatctataaaattatatattaaaacatag
- the LOC134295270 gene encoding Fanconi anemia group A protein-like isoform X1 yields MFPPLMSIFSHRFLDLCVKQPALLQLQYVVPLLCSEARNTSWEGSMDDDLPWKTLSRPSFCYSKAALCLWKHPLFKELLWEKAFQLTLQEWLLMELAVCPDEDVLSAVERQDFHYWALYQHFLPLSVAAGGCEGDLREACAVLLDAVLDFGQRGSVIHTSRSELGKCNHPNNPKRSTFQRRGNPDIYARLQEMLLELELERRRAWPVSGGGKEELLLFRVFQKRLKGLKSGEEMHRQQELFLQTRQDTALSNTSIKLYIKT; encoded by the exons ATGTTTCCTCCTTTGATGAGCATTTTTAGCCATCGCTTTTTAGATCTGTGTGTTAAGCAGCCCGCTCTTTTGCAGCTTCAGTACGTCGTGCCCCTTCTTTGCTCGGAAGCCCGAAATACAAGCTGGGAAGGCAGCATGGATGATGACCTTCCATGGAAAACATTATcccgccccagcttctgctactcaaaagctgccTTGTGCTTATGGAAGCATCCCCTTTTCAAAGAACTATTGTGGGAAAAAGCCTTCCAG cTGACTCTCCAAGAATGGCTTCTGATGGAACTGGCAGTCTGTCCCGACGAAGACGTTCTTTCTGCCGTTGAGAG GCAGGACTTCCATTACTGGGCTCTGTACCAGCACTTTCTTCCTCTGTCTGTCGCTGCTGGCGGCTGCGAGGGAGACCTAAGAGAGGCCTGCGCCGTTCTCCTTGACGCCGTCTTGGATTTCGGACAGAGGGGCTCAGTGATACACACATCAAG GTCTGAGTTGGGAAAGTGTAACCATCCAAATAATCCCAAACGTTCCACATTCCAGAGGAGAGGGAACCCCGATATCTACGCCAGATTGCAG gagatgctgctggagctggagctggagcgcaGGAGAGCCTGGCCTGTGTCCGGTGGCGGCAAAGAGGAGCTCCTCTTGTTCCGGGTTTTCCAGAAGAGGCTCAAAGGGTTGAAGAGCGGGGAAGAAATGCACCGGCAGCAAGAACTGTTCCTTCAAACCAG GCAGGACACAGCATTgtcaaatacatctataaaattatatattaaaacatag